Within Triticum dicoccoides isolate Atlit2015 ecotype Zavitan chromosome 1B, WEW_v2.0, whole genome shotgun sequence, the genomic segment GCTTGATAAGATTGAAAAGTTTACATCTGTGCCATGTCCACATTACTGAGGATGGATTAGGGCACTTGCTCTCGAAATCTTCTGCCCTGGAGCGGCTGGTTATTGATGCATGTAGTGGGATAATTTGCTTGAAAATACCTTGTACGATGCAGCAGCTCAAGTTCCTTGCTGTTAAACTATGCAAGATGGTGCGGGTGGTAGAGATAGATGCTCCACAACTCGGCTCTTTTCACTATGGCGGGACACCGGTCATCTATGTCCGAAATTCTTCGCAACTTAAGAATGTAGATATTTCGCCTGTCTGCCCGTCTGGTATTCTCTCTTATGCTCGCTTTAGCCTTCCGTCCATTGCTCAAAATGTTGAGAGCCTCACCCTGCGCGGTCGTAGTGAGGTATGTGTTGGTTTTTAATGTGTCAACGATTCAAATTATAAGGAGCATTCAAGTATGTGTATGTATTTAAGACTTGTATGTTGAAATAAAGCATGATTAATCTTTCTTTTTCAGAATGCCAACACTCCAATGCTGCCGTCCAAGCTCCCTCGCCTCAAGAACTTGGAAATTGCACTCCTTAAACCACACTTATCCCCAAACTATGATGCCTTCTCTCTGGTTTCTTTTCTTGATGCTTCTCCTGCCTTGGAATCTTTCATCCTACGCGTAAGTCTCTATGTACATCTCTCAGAGTGGTATTAATTAATGTATTACACTTTATTATCAGAAGAATGGTATTTGATCCTACATATGTATCTGCAGGTAGAGCAGGATGCCTTGATGCATGACCCTGTTGTTGGAGACGACACTGAATACCGGAGGCAGAATCTGGAGTGCCGGAATAACAGTCTCAGGAAGGTGATGATCACGGGCTTCTGTTCTGCCAAGAGCCTAGTTGAGCTCACAGTTCACATCCTCGAGAGAGCACATTCACTCGCGCGCTTCACGCTGGACATAACCTATGGCTATGATAGGAGAAGTTGTAACGTCGCCAAATTCCCAACCGCGAGAATGATTGGCCTATGCTGGCCGTTGAACAAGAGAGCTCTCGAGGAAGCTCATAGAGCCGTGGAGACAGCGGATAGATACATCAAGGGAAGAGTTCCCTCATCCGTTCAATTCGAGGTTCTGGGGCCCTGTCCTCGATGCCATATTGGAAAGTAGGTAGATCATGGCTGTGTGCGTGGCTTGATGAAGAGGCccggggtaatcctccttttcgagaaaaaggtACCAGTGGATCATTGACGTGGTATGGAGCGATCTCGGTAGCAATAGATACTGGTTGGTGTGTCTATTAATTCCGTTGCTGTGAACAGTAAGAGATTTATTGGCCAGGCTTTTGTTCAACTCCGGAATGAGTTATCTGTTCCTAGAGATGTTAGAAGTTGCGTTAATACAATATTAAGAGATTATTAGCGGCCGTTTGAATTGGAGATGCTAGTGCAGTGATGTTTTGTTTTAGAGTTTTGAATGGCAAATGATGTTTCATCCAATCATTCAATGGTTGATGAGGGTTGGCAATCAGGAAATGTAAAGCCTCAACCATTTGATGTGCTGCTGCTCTGGAAGTAGCCGTGGGCAGTTTAGCTTTGATTttgaattttatttattttttgtatcGCCATATTTATTTCATTTTGGATGTAGCTTAGATGGTCTAGGACGCTCTAGACGGGTGAAGCTTCCGCTGTGCATGCAAGGGACGCCGTGAGAAGCAGCAAGAAGTGCAAGTGCTGCAGCATCAGGTTGAGCATGGTGAAAGTAGTTTGTTTTGTTGTTTGCAGTCTATGGTCTGCCAAATTAAAGAGCGTTAGAAATTATTACCGGCCAATCCATCATGTTATAACAAGGGCACCAAAATACGTATTCAGTCTCGGTAAATGCCCTTGCGACAAAATAGGTTAAAGTACTCTTTATCTGAAAAAATAAAGAAGAGCCGAGCATTTGCAACGGAACGGATTGTGAACCGGCACTGCAGAATGTACACCAGCGAGAAATGGACGGTTCAGAGTTAGGCTGACATTCTTCTcagtagggctggaaaaaaagctcgaaactcgcgagctaaacaagtagctcgtgactcggctcgaatcgactcgaactcaaaaaataacgagtcgagccgagctttagtttaaaatcgtttatagaccaagttaaacgagccaatctcacgagtactcttgtaactcgttaggctcgatacaatagatcagccactcccaatacaaaaaaagatcagccactaaacaacctacgtcccgggcgcacaacccaaggccgagcagttgaaggcctagcctcctaggagGCTCATGCGTTATAAGAAAATCacaattgtttagtgatatatatgtttaatatatacataatcatttttatcatatttgagggctttatgtttatatcttaaacgagcttaacaagctaaacgagccagctcgtgagttatacgagtcgagccaatcttgggtttgagctcgttatagtaacgagtcgagtcgagctagctcgttaacgaaatgagctctagcgagtcgagccgagctggctcgactcgacTCAAATTCCAGCCCTACTTCTTAGTATACAAGTCAACTACTGTATTTGCAACCAAAAACGTAGAAGTACTACGCCATTTGCAACAGAACAGACTTTGAAACGTCAACAAGAGAACGGGAAGCCAGAACCACCACTCTcgattttttttaacacagtacagacgtatacgcgcatacactcatccctatgaacgcatacTCTGCCCCtacgagcacctccgagagactgagccgacatatcatcttgagattcacaaagtcatcgtaggcgcctcatcgtcgacgggaacgtctcctcccactgaaagcgcatcgccggaaaatcctgaaataaatccaggaataatgcgagcatcaggatttgaacaGACCACAACAGAACGAGGCAAATAAGCGGTACACTCCAGCGGTAGTTTCGcttaagcggtactaccgtggagagcAGCGGTACTTCCGCTTAGCTCAAAGAGACCCTATAGATCCGCGATAGtagagaggagcggtactaccgtggcgaaCTGCCGCTCTACTACCGCTCATATACAGATCACACAAAATAGGCGGAAGTAGGAGCCGAACTACATAGCGGCAGTActgctggagcggtagtaccgttgtgagaagcggtactaccgcttagcctgTTATGCCAAGGTTCAAACATAATGATGAACAAGCTCAATTGCTGGGAAAGGAAATAGGGAGCGAGGACAATGTACGTGAAGATTACACCCAAACCGTTCCGAagaggaccccctcttaatagtacggtattcctacgactcaagtccaccaaaaagaaacgcaaGAAAACACTGTCTTTCTAAATCTTCTGAGGGGTTCAAATCGTCTTGTGCCACGGGGTAGAATTATCTGAAATGTTCAATGCACGCGATTAGTCCACCAAAGCAttgccatcaatcaccaaaaccactaagaAATATGCCCTAACAACCATAGAGATTCGCTGGTTTTTCGGAGAACCAAAGGTGGAAGAACGTCATCATAGTTGGCGTTTTCTTCGCACTTTGTACATAATACCACATTCATCATGGATGTGTGTTGGGGATTTTAATGAGATTCTCTATGCCTCAGAGCATTTCTCGCGAGCTGCTAGACCAGAGTGGCAGATGAAAGCTTTCCGGGAGACATCTGATGATTTCTCACTCCAGGACCTAGGTTGGTCCAGAGCTGAATACACGTGGGATAATGGACAGGGTGGTGATGCAAACGTGAAAGCTCGACTAGATAGGACATTTGGGAATATCGATTTCATCAATAGATTTGCAAACACCCATGTTCGACACATTTGTACGACAGAGTCAGACCATTGTTTCATCAAGGTTGATCTTCGTCATAACATGGCTGAGAATCGGTCAAGAGGAGCGAAACAGTTTTGCTATGAGGACATGTGGCAATGTCATGCAGACTATGACCAACTTGTCTTGGAGAGTTGGAAAAAGGGGTCTGGTCAGCAGAGACTTGGTGGAATTCCCCGAGCACTAAATCACAAGCAGAGTTCTCTTTCTGCATGGGGTGCGAGGGAGTTTGGGTGTTTAGATCGCAAGATACGTCAGCTGCGTGCAAGGCTGAACCGATTGCGGAGCAGATCGATAGGACGGGGGCCTACAGACGAAGAAAAAGTTGTAGTTAAACAGCTGCGTGAGGCCATTCACCAGGAAGAAATTTTCTTGCGGCAGAGATCAAGAGTTCTGTGGCTACGAGCTGGCGATCGAAATACAAAATACTTCCTAGCCCAAGCTGCGCAGAGAAAGAGGATGAACACGATCGAAAGTTTGGAAAGAGTAGATGGCTCGGTTTGTCATACCCTTGAGGAGAACCATGCAGAAATTCAGGAGTTCTTCCAGTCTTTGTACTTATCTTAGGGTTTTCATCAGATGGACGAACTATTGAATCTGGTTACCCCTCGGATATCCACCGCAATGAATGAAGAATTAGATAGAccgttcatggccgacgaggtcagGGTGGCTTTGTTTCAGATGGCGCCGTCTAAAGCACCAGGGGTGGACGGGTTCACagcaggcactactaggaaaagggctattaatggcgcaccagttttgcctactaatggcgcactactggtgcgccattagtatcacgccactagtattttttactaatggcgcaccacaagtgcgtcattagtatctggtatactaatggcgcatcacgcagtgcgtcattagtatgtaacaccatgcgccattagtatgccttccgggggccatacgtaaccatgtgctttgtcatactaatggcgcactctgtagtgatgcgctattagtatcctttggcatactaatggcgcaccgatgcgccattagtatgaatattaggtttttttttacttttctgatttttgcacaggttacaaaatatattattggacaaaatatagacagcagcacacaacaacagcagattcatcgaatacaatagaagattagtctccgaatacaattcatcatattagtctccgaattcaaaagaccgaacaaagataaaacattacaagtctcaagaccgcgagtatcgagtttgtcttcacattacaagtcgatatcgatcatctaaactaccatcacatagaagagagctgcggtcatcacgatgagcatcatcgcgatcaaactggtcttcatccggttccttcaacgctccctcctctctcccgctagatagcgggcgtatctagattcggccttcgccctagtggtgtaccctttgtaactgttaccgctgaaacagtgaacctgtctccaacactcctctcagtcgtcgtagactccggaaaccttacccttgtacacgacatacgacggcatctctatgcacaagccaaacaacagacaatacataagcaatatgtaagtatgcaataaaaggatcggaagagaaaagcaagacattaatagcacgattcatggtcctactaataaatagcatcgattacatctaagttgaacgactgtccaaaccaaagagacatacgaattcattaaagtttaattacaacatgagctaatcaatgtttcagaactacacatcactactttcgactcgactcatcggacaggagcgtggatgaagccgtcgtctgtcgtgatggtcatgaaaccgcggtcgttgtcagcctgcatttgtagcgttctgtctatctcactgttggacggttgatatctgaggaagaactgccccgaggtatgaaggacatcttgatggatgatgtccgc encodes:
- the LOC119349418 gene encoding uncharacterized protein LOC119349418; this translates as MSPRRLRPWSSRPRFAAIHDAVRRTRRRRRHRLLKPLTPPAAGSGSKATETNGATCGQGECAPNMGQELGLEELPEDIVHRIHSIMPVQDAARAACVSRRFLHSWRSYSSLTLSDRTLGLDDTDFEERKTHLIDKFDKILKNHYGNGVKVKTLKLELGLCSDIKASYLDRWLRIIKSGIQEFSLVLPLVMNKIYNFPCSVLSNEAAASSIQSLSLFGCAFHPTSILGRLIRLKSLHLCHVHITEDGLGHLLSKSSALERLVIDACSGIICLKIPCTMQQLKFLAVKLCKMVRVVEIDAPQLGSFHYGGTPVIYVRNSSQLKNVDISPVCPSGILSYARFSLPSIAQNVESLTLRGRSENANTPMLPSKLPRLKNLEIALLKPHLSPNYDAFSLVSFLDASPALESFILRVEQDALMHDPVVGDDTEYRRQNLECRNNSLRKVMITGFCSAKSLVELTVHILERAHSLARFTLDITYGYDRRSCNVAKFPTARMIGLCWPLNKRALEEAHRAVETADRYIKGRVPSSVQFEVLGPCPRCHIGK